From one Ktedonobacterales bacterium genomic stretch:
- a CDS encoding acyl-CoA thioesterase has product MSRNTIHYQVQWGDTDAAGIVFYPNFFRWFDHAALEFLRSLGAPLEMLKTHYHVLAPVIEVGCRFQKPLRYHDLLTIETTATEVRTRSFRLEHRVLRDNEVAGIGYEVRGLARIPTDDQSKLELIPIPDHIRALLR; this is encoded by the coding sequence ATGAGCAGGAACACGATCCACTATCAGGTCCAATGGGGTGATACGGATGCTGCTGGCATTGTCTTCTACCCCAACTTCTTCCGCTGGTTCGATCACGCGGCGCTGGAGTTTCTGCGCTCGTTAGGGGCGCCGCTGGAGATGCTGAAAACGCACTACCATGTCCTGGCGCCTGTTATCGAAGTCGGCTGCCGTTTTCAGAAGCCGCTGCGCTATCATGATCTGCTGACCATTGAAACGACCGCTACCGAGGTACGCACGCGCTCATTCCGTCTGGAGCATCGTGTACTGCGAGACAATGAAGTTGCTGGCATCGGCTATGAAGTGCGCGGGCTGGCGCGCATCCCAACCGACGACCAGAGCAAACTTGAACTTATCCCTATTCCCGATCATATCCGCGCGCTCCTGCGTTAG
- a CDS encoding AAA family ATPase, translated as MSTTEANGVVYAIANQKGGVGKTTTTLNLGAALHERGRRVLLVDWDPQASLTIAMGVNPEDLEQTIYDALMASTRDEQVPRLEDVILHTAIGPNLAPANIGLCQAELDLYHAQLGELILTDLLEPARHSYDYILIDCLPSLGILTVNALAAANTVIIPMQTEYLAMKGVGLLLKTIQTVKRINKGLKVGGVLLTMADTRTVHSRDVISSTRESLLGQVPIYNSVIKSNVRLKEAPIVAQSVLAYDTTANVSVAYRQLAEEVERECGRLPAISAVKAVGHQKG; from the coding sequence ATGTCCACCACAGAAGCGAACGGTGTAGTTTATGCCATCGCCAATCAGAAGGGTGGGGTTGGCAAAACCACCACCACCTTAAATCTAGGAGCAGCCTTACATGAACGCGGGCGGCGTGTCTTGCTCGTTGATTGGGATCCCCAAGCCAGCCTTACGATAGCGATGGGCGTCAACCCTGAAGATCTAGAGCAGACTATCTACGACGCGCTTATGGCTTCCACACGCGATGAGCAAGTGCCACGTCTGGAGGATGTGATTCTTCACACCGCGATTGGCCCCAATCTTGCGCCAGCAAACATTGGGCTTTGCCAGGCCGAGCTTGACCTGTATCACGCCCAGCTTGGTGAATTGATCCTAACGGATCTGCTGGAACCAGCGCGGCACAGCTATGATTATATCTTGATTGATTGCCTCCCATCGCTGGGCATTTTAACTGTGAACGCGCTGGCCGCCGCCAATACCGTCATTATCCCCATGCAGACGGAATATCTGGCGATGAAGGGCGTGGGGCTGCTTCTCAAAACAATCCAGACCGTCAAGCGTATTAACAAGGGCTTGAAGGTCGGCGGCGTCTTGCTGACGATGGCCGATACACGGACCGTCCACAGCCGCGATGTAATCTCCTCTACCCGCGAATCATTGCTCGGCCAGGTGCCAATTTATAACTCGGTCATCAAAAGCAATGTGCGCTTGAAAGAAGCGCCTATTGTCGCTCAAAGTGTGCTCGCTTACGATACCACCGCCAATGTTTCTGTCGCCTATCGACAGCTTGCAGAAGAAGTTGAGCGTGAATGCGGGAGGCTTCCTGCTATCTCAGCCGTTAAAGCAGTCGGCCATCAGAAGGGATAA
- a CDS encoding SMC-Scp complex subunit ScpB, translated as MKPEQKQSDPGEALHSQGELSGEQRPGSAGDAPSSKQEIISPKEMRRWGEAIRQRRRDLDLTLKQLAEVTGVSFGYLAKLERGDPDAKNPTRLVIDALRAALNVSAPGGVQLSRTALASWRSGLTQQAITATHDHREGEAASIPETHTAQQRWQVAEALLLICGRLSAAQLAAGLDCALFEVEETIQALRGHLMGHGVVIQEMNGEYQLASDAAFAPALRLALTAIGLAPRRQTQLTQAQREVLALVIMHQPITRAAIERYRGVDSEKPLHALIEAELVTFLSTTTPHGARQYISTLRVLEESGYSSLDALHQAIGKDMSLPMIQSGGQESETTQSG; from the coding sequence ATGAAACCAGAGCAGAAACAAAGCGACCCCGGAGAAGCGCTCCACTCTCAAGGAGAGCTTTCCGGTGAGCAGCGGCCAGGCAGCGCAGGTGATGCGCCTTCCAGCAAGCAAGAAATCATTAGCCCAAAGGAAATGCGGCGATGGGGGGAGGCGATTCGCCAGCGTCGGCGCGATCTGGACTTGACATTGAAGCAGTTGGCCGAGGTCACAGGCGTTTCTTTTGGCTATCTGGCAAAGCTGGAACGTGGCGATCCTGATGCGAAGAATCCAACACGCCTGGTGATTGATGCCCTGCGCGCAGCTCTTAATGTTTCCGCGCCTGGGGGCGTGCAATTATCGAGAACGGCGCTGGCATCCTGGCGTAGCGGGCTGACCCAGCAGGCGATCACAGCGACTCATGACCACCGAGAAGGAGAGGCTGCATCAATACCTGAAACGCATACAGCCCAGCAGCGTTGGCAGGTTGCAGAAGCGCTCCTGCTGATCTGTGGACGATTAAGTGCTGCACAGCTTGCTGCCGGTTTAGATTGCGCATTATTTGAGGTTGAAGAAACCATCCAGGCGCTACGTGGGCATCTTATGGGGCATGGGGTAGTCATTCAGGAGATGAACGGGGAGTATCAACTTGCTTCGGACGCAGCTTTCGCTCCTGCGCTGCGACTTGCGCTGACAGCCATTGGCCTGGCGCCTCGCAGGCAAACACAGCTTACCCAGGCCCAACGGGAGGTGCTGGCATTAGTGATCATGCACCAACCGATCACCCGCGCAGCGATTGAACGCTATCGCGGCGTGGACAGCGAAAAGCCGCTGCATGCGCTCATCGAAGCGGAGTTGGTAACGTTCCTTTCGACGACCACGCCTCATGGCGCTCGCCAATATATCTCTACGCTCAGGGTACTGGAGGAATCGGGGTACAGTTCTTTAGATGCTCTCCACCAGGCCATAGGCAAAGATATGTCCCTGCCGATGATTCAATCAGGAGGGCAGGAGAGCGAAACCACTCAATCTGGCTGA
- a CDS encoding ParB/RepB/Spo0J family partition protein, which produces MGLNVGSPILAEIAKGSGPATEERTLEKVAIDLIKSNPFQPRRDFDEIGLGELAEVMKSMGFFGALLGRRQHRHIELAYGERRVRAARMAGLEEIPMEIRDLSDEDMFNIALVENEQRRDLTQLEVGEAILRAKEQFNLSERDIAARLGKSKGYVRNRIETAMLPDDLKEKLRTTSEDTFSASHARELDRIKDPFMRAVTTSKVIHEGLNYQETKAAVDRTLGLTGESAHVDDSTLDESGFDDEDEVIGTNDAPLRQQREPVRGIDRLRQQTERILRTIELLANDTRIDRQELRGALEQLYSSVFDWASDLS; this is translated from the coding sequence TTGGGCTTGAATGTTGGTTCTCCTATTTTGGCAGAAATTGCCAAGGGGTCTGGACCCGCAACTGAAGAAAGAACGCTTGAGAAGGTAGCCATCGATCTGATTAAGTCGAACCCTTTTCAGCCCCGGCGTGATTTTGATGAGATAGGGCTGGGGGAGTTGGCCGAAGTGATGAAATCCATGGGCTTCTTTGGCGCGCTGCTTGGACGTCGGCAACATCGCCATATTGAACTTGCTTACGGCGAACGTCGGGTGCGCGCAGCCAGGATGGCTGGGCTTGAAGAGATTCCGATGGAAATTCGGGATCTCTCCGACGAGGATATGTTCAATATCGCTCTGGTGGAGAACGAGCAACGCCGCGACCTGACCCAACTGGAAGTGGGCGAGGCAATTCTGCGCGCCAAAGAACAGTTCAACCTCAGCGAGCGTGACATTGCCGCGCGGCTGGGCAAAAGCAAAGGCTATGTGCGCAACCGCATCGAGACGGCCATGCTCCCTGATGACTTGAAAGAGAAATTGCGTACCACCTCTGAGGACACCTTCTCAGCCAGCCACGCCCGCGAACTGGATCGGATCAAAGACCCTTTCATGCGAGCGGTGACGACGAGCAAAGTTATTCATGAAGGCCTGAATTACCAGGAAACGAAAGCTGCTGTTGATCGCACGCTGGGCTTGACTGGGGAAAGTGCTCATGTGGATGATTCGACGTTGGATGAATCGGGTTTTGATGATGAGGACGAGGTGATTGGGACAAACGATGCCCCACTCCGCCAGCAGCGGGAGCCAGTTCGAGGAATAGACCGCCTCCGCCAGCAGACCGAGCGCATCCTCCGCACCATCGAGTTGCTTGCCAACGATACACGAATTGATCGACAAGAACTGCGGGGAGCTTTAGAGCAGTTGTATTCAAGTGTTTTCGACTGGGCAAGCGATCTCAGTTAA